One window of the bacterium genome contains the following:
- a CDS encoding segregation/condensation protein A produces MSFATEPDAAGGEAALESGTQPLGSGYSVKLEVFEGPLDLLLHLIRLNEVDIAEISIADIATQYIEYLALMQELNLDIAGEYLLMAATLAWIKSRMILPRNDEEEEDDGLDPRAELVARLLEYQRFKEVSEELGERRLLGRDIYAATPQELEATPEGEREIAVDLVRLVEAFRRVLKEAKPESHAHEVEAETVTVRECMTAIMDVLSDVAQIEFEQVFLQGPSGAAPSRPVLVTTFLGLLELVRLDAVRIYQGTDEASVPTGPIHLRRADEGEVAWNERVAEIM; encoded by the coding sequence ATGAGTTTTGCGACCGAACCCGATGCCGCCGGAGGCGAAGCCGCCCTCGAGAGCGGCACCCAGCCGCTTGGCTCCGGGTATTCCGTCAAGTTGGAAGTCTTCGAGGGTCCCCTCGATCTCCTCCTGCATTTGATCCGCCTGAACGAGGTGGACATCGCCGAGATCTCGATCGCGGATATCGCGACGCAGTACATCGAGTACCTGGCCCTCATGCAGGAGCTCAACCTCGATATCGCGGGCGAGTACCTGCTGATGGCGGCCACGCTCGCCTGGATCAAGAGCCGGATGATCCTCCCCCGCAATGACGAGGAAGAGGAAGACGATGGCCTCGATCCGCGGGCGGAGTTGGTTGCCCGCCTGCTCGAATATCAGCGGTTCAAGGAAGTCTCCGAGGAGCTGGGCGAGCGACGGCTATTGGGTCGGGATATCTACGCGGCGACGCCCCAGGAGCTGGAGGCAACGCCCGAGGGTGAGCGGGAAATCGCGGTCGACCTCGTGCGTCTGGTCGAAGCCTTCCGTCGCGTGCTCAAGGAGGCCAAGCCCGAGAGCCATGCGCATGAGGTCGAGGCCGAGACGGTCACGGTCCGCGAATGCATGACCGCGATCATGGATGTCCTGAGCGACGTGGCCCAGATCGAATTCGAACAGGTCTTCCTGCAGGGTCCGTCCGGCGCCGCGCCCTCTCGGCCGGTGCTGGTGACCACGTTCCTCGGGCTGCTCGAGCTCGTGCGTCTGGACGCGGTCCGGATCTACCAGGGAACCGATGAAGCCTCGGTGCCGACGGGCCCGATCCACCTGCGCCGCGCGGATGAGGGCGAAGTCGCCTGGAATGAACGCGTGGCGGAGATCATGTAG
- the scpB gene encoding SMC-Scp complex subunit ScpB: MDRQQQKQIVEALILASPEPVSAQRLAQIVPYLKPAKAKELVAELGEEYKEQERAFEVWEVAGGYQIRTRPDFSGYLRALQAERPLRLSRAALETLSVIAYKQPVTRAEVEHVRGVDAGATVKSLVDRKLVRVAGHREVPGRPMLYATTKRFLEVFGLPKLDDLPTLREIEELLPAADPDVEIEAAEAGQEHDEEAAGTSQEASTDVSESPLPPAEPPLVAPPTSELH, from the coding sequence ATGGACAGGCAGCAGCAGAAGCAGATCGTCGAGGCGTTGATCCTCGCTTCACCGGAACCGGTATCGGCCCAGCGTCTTGCTCAGATCGTTCCCTACCTGAAGCCGGCCAAGGCCAAGGAGCTGGTTGCGGAGCTCGGCGAGGAATACAAGGAGCAGGAGCGCGCGTTCGAAGTCTGGGAAGTTGCCGGGGGGTACCAGATCCGAACGCGGCCGGATTTCTCGGGCTATTTGCGGGCACTCCAGGCCGAGCGCCCGCTGCGCCTTTCGCGGGCTGCGCTCGAGACGCTCTCGGTGATTGCCTACAAGCAACCGGTGACGCGAGCTGAAGTGGAGCACGTGCGGGGAGTTGATGCGGGGGCCACGGTGAAGAGCCTGGTCGACCGCAAGCTGGTTCGCGTCGCGGGCCACCGCGAGGTGCCCGGACGGCCGATGCTCTACGCCACGACGAAGCGCTTCCTCGAAGTCTTCGGGCTACCGAAGCTCGATGATCTGCCGACACTCCGGGAGATCGAAGAGCTACTTCCGGCGGCAGATCCGGATGTCGAGATCGAGGCCGCGGAGGCCGGGCAGGAACACGATGAGGAGGCTGCAGGCACTTCCCAGGAAGCATCGACCGACGTTTCGGAATCCCCGCTACCGCCGGCCGAGCCTCCTTTGGTTGCGCCCCCGACGAGCGAGTTGCACTGA
- a CDS encoding rRNA pseudouridine synthase codes for MSAQRLQKLLASSGLASRREAEDWVRAGRVSVNGKVAELGARADPSTDDIRVDGERLRISKRSYWLVHKPRDVLTTTSDPWAGRQGRRTVLDLLPPETREARLHPVGRLDAESEGLVLLTNDGELTQALLHPSLGNEREYQVTVRGQVEAASVQRLRTGIRLEDGPTQPWKVRVRSVEDDGRSTRVDVVLREGRKHQIRRAFRALGNPVQRLRRTRMGPLKLGRLARGRARELTADEVRSLHEHAGRLREQPKGVGRRKAKRRPGRKPGAADDLRSGGSRSKSSAGRKRRR; via the coding sequence CTGAGCGCCCAACGCCTCCAGAAGCTTCTCGCGTCTTCTGGGCTCGCATCGCGAAGGGAGGCCGAGGATTGGGTTCGCGCCGGGCGCGTGAGCGTCAACGGCAAGGTTGCTGAGCTCGGTGCTCGGGCCGATCCGTCGACGGACGACATCCGCGTCGATGGCGAGCGCTTGCGCATCAGCAAGCGAAGCTACTGGCTCGTCCACAAACCCAGGGACGTGCTTACCACGACGTCGGATCCCTGGGCCGGGCGCCAGGGGAGGCGCACCGTGCTGGATCTCCTGCCGCCGGAGACGCGAGAAGCGCGCCTTCATCCGGTCGGACGCCTCGATGCGGAATCCGAGGGGCTGGTGCTCCTGACCAACGATGGTGAGTTGACGCAGGCGCTGCTCCATCCCTCTCTCGGCAACGAGCGTGAGTACCAGGTGACGGTGCGCGGCCAGGTCGAGGCGGCAAGCGTGCAGCGCCTTCGGACAGGCATCCGGCTGGAAGACGGACCCACGCAACCCTGGAAGGTGCGGGTGCGAAGCGTGGAAGACGACGGCCGCTCGACCCGGGTGGACGTCGTCTTGCGGGAAGGACGCAAGCACCAGATCCGCCGCGCGTTTCGTGCACTCGGGAATCCGGTACAGCGGTTGCGCCGCACCCGGATGGGCCCGCTGAAGTTGGGTCGCCTGGCGAGGGGCAGGGCGCGCGAACTCACGGCGGACGAGGTGCGAAGCTTGCACGAACATGCCGGGCGTCTGCGGGAGCAGCCCAAGGGAGTGGGCCGTCGAAAGGCGAAGCGCCGGCCCGGCCGGAAACCGGGAGCTGCCGATGACCTGCGCAGTGGTGGCAGCCGATCGAAATCCT